Proteins from a genomic interval of Aureimonas sp. AU20:
- a CDS encoding MarR family winged helix-turn-helix transcriptional regulator — MFGFLLTDTSRLFRQYFERMVTENGFGLTPGEIRALGYVIRFRGSRQALLAERMGVEPMTLSAYLDRLEGRSLIRRTMDTSDRRAKLIEPTEDAYAVMRELDPLFTRIYQQLTQGLDADEMAVVAQSLEKLRANLTSDPQIKAPFNLIDPSDAATRTDGPC, encoded by the coding sequence ATGTTCGGCTTTCTGCTGACGGATACGTCGCGGCTATTTCGTCAGTATTTCGAACGAATGGTGACGGAAAACGGTTTTGGTCTGACGCCCGGCGAAATCCGGGCCCTGGGTTACGTCATCCGCTTTCGCGGCTCGCGTCAGGCGCTGCTGGCCGAGCGCATGGGCGTCGAGCCGATGACGCTCTCGGCCTATCTCGATCGCCTGGAAGGGCGCAGCCTCATCCGCCGGACGATGGACACCAGCGACCGGCGCGCCAAGCTGATAGAGCCGACCGAGGACGCCTACGCCGTGATGCGCGAGCTCGACCCGCTCTTCACGCGCATCTACCAGCAGCTGACGCAGGGGCTCGACGCCGACGAGATGGCCGTCGTCGCCCAGTCGCTGGAAAAGCTGCGCGCCAACCTGACCAGCGATCCGCAGATCAAGGCGCCGTTCAATCTGATCGACC